The Tubulanus polymorphus chromosome 4, tnTubPoly1.2, whole genome shotgun sequence genomic interval AATCGGTGGCGAACAAACTTTGACGGTAAGGAaagcttttaaatgaaaaatatttgataaaagaaATCCAGGGGCTGCAgatgctcaaaagttggttagagttaaccagtggatagttgacatagtgacaattaataGTTCATTGtgactatggtatttatcgaccagttatctttaaccaatttTTGAGCTACTCCCCCCCCCAATTTtctaatcaaaaatatattgattCAATAGACCTGTTATAAACTTAAGAATTCtttcatgtttatttttatctttCTGGGAAGTAATTCTTTGATAtaactttcaaatatatatgtgtgAGTATAGTCCAGTGTGTTCATGGTTGAGTTGTTGGAGGTTATTTTCAGGTCAAGTGGTCATTACGATATTCTTAAGACGCGTGCTGTGGTCTCAAATACACTTTTATAGCTGTgacatttattattttaatccaACGATGCATGAATCAGATTAAATGTAAAGCACAATCGAATTTTCTAATGGTTGACAAAGTTAATAACCTGTACGAATTGCaattgttgaaaataaatcgtaGACACCGCGGTGATAAaccagttttatagattgtCATTAGATTTTTACCATTTTCGATGAATATCCGATCTCTCTGTTGTCGCTGCTATGGTAAcatcgaaataaaagataaaagcACGTCATGCAcatctaaaaacaaaaaagaaatttttttagatttgaaatttttcgcCAAAAACGTCCCAGAACCATCCTTCAAGCCCTAACCCTAACATTAGCCACCAGGAACCTCTCGCATGCCAGCCCAGCGCTCTAACCACTAGGCCACCAATCTCTTGTAGGTTTGTTTGGTCAGTGTGGTGACCATTTGGCTGTGGTGACCAGTGTGgtgattgattgataaataCTCTGTTGTCCCGATCCCTAATAGTAATTTGATGGACCACATAACTAGAGACATTAATCTTATGCTGTTGCAATAATTCTTTTAGTGAACAGAGAAAGGTGCTTCATGTTTTAGGGGTTTAAACCCTGAAGAACTTCTGGAGAGCAGCAGCTGCTGAGCTTCGTGTGAAACTTGTGGTCAAATTTTGAATCTGATGCGTCACGCTTCACTTCCCCTCATTTGATATCAGAGCTCATTCTGCATTTCTCTTATTTCTCTTTAAATGATCTATTTCTAGGTGGCTCTTCGAATTCGCCCGATGAATAACGATGAAATTATATCTGGAGCCACAAATATATCGCATAAAGTCGAAGACAATGTAAGTATGAATAGGTTACACCTACAGACAATTCAGTGTTTTAAATACactgaaatgaatttcatactAAATGTGCTACTCAGAATATactatttaatttcaatagTTTATTGCGTTCCTGGAATTCCAGATGCGCTGAAGTGTGCGAACCCTGTGAAGGACTCAAATTTTATAGTTTTGATAATAGGATGGTTTTATCGTCCAGACGTCTTTGTTTCGCTATGGGTTAAATTGATTGTGTTTGGAATTAGATGATATAATACACTGTTCGTTTTCTGCAGTTATAATTATTTCCGTAATCTTCAGTACCATTCAAAACTAACAACTATTTATCGCTAATCTTCTCATAGAATTAATCATATTTATACACACTATCTCTCCAGATCCTATTTAACTTCGCTAACTCTCTATGACATTTATAAAGTTTCATTAATCTTCTTAGTATCGCGGTATTTTCTATTGATCTATGATTTGATTCGGATGCAGGGAACTGACTGATAAACTCTTTTAAATCATAtccccctcatcaggtgaaatacGAGGGCAtcaattctgtatataaaactATGGATAACAGAAGTTATTAGATTACAAAAGCTAAATTCTAAGCTAGGCTTATTACAAACCAAATGTTTAATTCCCAACTAGTAATTTGCTCATTTAAGATAAAGGATGAGCAGTTTTGGGAATTGACTGATTAGTATAACTAGGCTGAACTCTTTtaaatccatataatatcttcattgagtcagttttaattaaattgTATTCCGAATGTTTTAATCCTTTTgttgaatttaattgatttcatGTTCAGGAAATTGTGCATCTTACTCGAAATACAATCCCCCAAGCTATCAAGAATAtggtttaaaaatgatttgtgTACATGGTTTTGAATTAGTACACGTTTGTAAAGATGACTGAGCTCACGATTTCATTGGTCCTGCGGCGAATGTTgtgtataaaaaataaattgttgcTATGGTGACGTAACTTGTCAAGTGATGCTCGAATTCACGAAGTGTCCTCAACAGACGTACATTTTCCAATGATCGAAACCCACGCTGCAAAATAAGCACCTCTTCATTGGTGAAGTTATGAGGATACTTCGCCAGAAAAAGCgtttcagaattttttttgctGATTTCCGAGCGTCTCTCGAAATCATCTTCAACAACTATTCCCTGGCGGTGATTATGAATTATAGATCGGTCGTCAGTGGCAACGCTGAATGTTTTGTTTCGATTTTGCGACtcattgaaatttgaacaaaaaaatCGTCCGCTCCGGTTTAAGTGTTACACGTATAATGAGAACTTTCCTGCCTTATCGTTTTTCTATGCTTCAAAAGCcatcattatttcattacatattttcaaagcaAATGGCATTAAATTATGTTGAAGAATTTGCTATGCATGTTTTGAAGCATTAGAGTGGGTAGACCAACAGATCTCTactattgaatatttatagtCAAACTATCAGTATCCATCACATGATGATACCTGTCCCATGGGCCTAATTTTAGCAGTGCCCTGATACTAGAATTTTTTGTTGGGACACTAATGAAACTATCCCGATGCGATACGCGATATTTCTCATTTCACCATTGGAAAATGATTAATCTAATTCTTTCTTGTTGTTCTGGATAAAAAActtgaatcaaattcaaaaactttgataaatgatAGTTGGGAATTATATCTGCACAGCAGATTTTATAACACCCAACCTTTTCAAACATAAGTTATTAATGCAAACCAAAGACAGAGCCGAACTTCGTaaattgtttgttttattggtagaattatgtgATTTTTCACTTTTCCTTAAAGATAGCTCGCATTTAATTAGGTATCAACCTACGTCGCGTATAATGTGCATCATTTTTATGTTCTGTATATATATCACTCAAATTGTCTGAGTATTAAGACCAAGAGTTTGTCAAATAAAGTAAAATATGTAAGATACCAAACTTTGACCTTAGGATACTGAAAAAAGACGATCTCTACccttgattttgttttttaatttaagATTTTGGGTGTGTATCACAGTTCCTGCCTATCCCAACATGCATATCTTCATCGAGTAGTCTCTCAGTATCATGATGAATTGTTatctctatatatatatatatatactgtatGAGAAACATAAAAGCTTCTGACAATCTCATCAGCAATGTTAGCGAACAATTATATCATAAGACAATACAACATCTATAGGTTTCGATACAGTAACATCTATCGGTCTCTCTTTGTCATTGATGATTGCAttagaaattcatgaattgtcaGAGCTATTCTCTACCGTATCTAACCCTGCCAATAACCTGGCTGTgtttttcatacaatttcCAGTCatattttaagaatatttcaattacagaaaattatttataacactctgagtccggtAAGTATCTGTCGGGGTTCGTTGAATTCATCCCGTGAATAATTATACTTTTAATCGTTATTTACAAATCGTTTTTctggttttgtttttgttttttcgttTGGAAATTTAACATTCTGAGAAGAAAATGTAAGGAAGAGTTGATCGCCATGTTGGATTAGTTCAGGTTTAGAGACTTATAGAAAATACTTCATTACAACAGGTCACTGATCTCCTGTTATAAATGAAACATCATGAaaacttatttcattaaagTACAATTGAACCCTGATATTATGGTTATGTTGGGTTCATTAAAATTCCTCGGTGATTTTGTTTCCTCTAAGATCAATTCTACATTTTGAAACCTAGAGTCAAAATAATCTCATTATCGCATATTGACTGAACACTTGTCTTCGGTTTAATTAGTTAAATAAAGTATGTGATATTTCTCTGCTGTTATATTTAACAGGTTGTTGTTTTAATGGATCCGTTGCACGACACGGAGGATGTTTTACGAGCGAACAGAACGCGAGAAAAACAATTCGCTTTCGATTTCGCCTTCGATGGAAGATCAACGCAGGTAAATAATTACTCAAATCTCCACTGGACCCCCCCTAGTTTGGCTGAGATCTTCAAATAGTTTAGTCTAGCCCTGTAAACAGGTTTGCAGTTTTCTAATATATTAAGAATGTCTTTGCCCTTAATTTATTTCGAGTTAACAGATTGCTTAAATTGTGGTCAGGCTTTGTGCACATTTCCCACTGAATTCTTGGTGTCTTGCTGAGGTGTCTGAGGTGTCTGAGTCCGAGACAAGATATTGTTTGCTAAAAGGCATAAAGTAATTGAAAACAAACCTATTTTATACAGATAaattgttattcatttatttttagccGACGCGCAGCGCAGGGTCAGTTCACTTTCATACTACAATAAGGCCTTTTTTAATAACTCGGAATGcagattttttcaagaaaaatgtgGGAGGGCGTGGGGAAAaaggaaattaaaaaaaattctttctaataatagGCGTTCTAAAATGGAAGGGAACACGGAAAGAATTGCATTAATTGAATTAATGCAGTGGGTTTTTTTTGGCAATTTTTAAAGTGCAGAAAAAATGTTCTAAAATAGATATTtacaatgaaatatcaaatatctttacTTTGATATTTGTGGGATACTGGAGGCCCTTGAGACCGGAAATAAACGGAGGTGTCATTATTTTGCGGAAAATCGTTTACTAAATGGCATCGCATCAGATATTACATGGCTCATATTCAAGCCTTCATTTGATGACAGATTTAACAATCTGACATTAAAAGCTTTTATGAATCTAATAACTAGTGAATGATGTTATTATTGGTGAAggttaatttgtttttattgctcgaaaatatttgataccaATTTACCGAGTGTAATAAGTGAATTAGGCCACTGGGTTTCATCGAAGGCTTTGATCTATTAATGCGTTTTTTGCATCAATCCGTGctataaatattaataataatatcgcTATTAATCATATTCTTTGAACGGTTGAACGCGCACCAATTTCCTGTCGACCATTCACGCCATCAGTTTCACAAATAGAAACCGACGACCTTCCAGACCTCCCACATCGGGTGACAGCGTAGCAGCAATACTATTGATGAATATTATATCCACCCGTAATCATCATACCCTCtctgcctctccctctccctctccctctccctctccctctccctctccctccctctccctctccctctccctccctctccctctgcaTTGCACAAATGGTTGAACTTTCAGAGCcgaaattattttgaattatttgcaATCACATTGATCTATTATTTAGGGACGGTTTTTTTCTTGAGAAATTCTCTCGCGGTGGTGAAAAACTGGTGCAAACAAGTCATTAAGATAGTGCGTGCTGAACGctgatatattgaataattcatattgaTTGTTATCATTGAACCGTGCTGATTAACTGGGCCGACCGCTTTTTAAATTGTTACTTGTTACCGCAAACGTTATGTTTGTATGTAAGAAATTGTGGATTGGACAGAAAATGTTCTTTTTGAAGCTTAAATAGAAGTCATTGGCATTTTAATTCTATTCTCCACATACGACTAATCGCAGAGAAATGCTGAGAAGTTGAAACGCTGATTTTACAAATACATGTTTTAATGTAGATGTTTTCGATGTCGATATTTTTCGTTGAGTGTAATTTGATTGAGATGAAAGTAGCTGCCTAAAGCTACCAGTCGTTAAACAATTCCTTCCGTCAATATTCAAAGAACGGGTAGttggaaatgaaatatttgatttgtgATGGCAGTGAGCAGGTCGGGCCAGGTCTCACCGGTGGCAGCAGTTCTGTAACGTGTAACATGAATTATATAGAAAGTTTTATTTACCGCAGTTAAACACACGTGTCTGCCATCACCGCGGCAACAGCTTTGAAAGTTTCCTCAGATCATCTGTCGTTCATTTtgattaaaatttcatttcgataTTAACGCTTATCAGCGGTTAAtggtaatgataaaataaaggTCAATTATTGTTCAGTTCAAAGTGGTCCCAAGTTGCACGGTCTTGGCTTAGATTGAAGACCATCTCGGCtctagccaatctaacaacagaGGACCAGTCTTCAGATTTAGGGCCACTTTTGggcttaagtcacgactgtacAACTGGACTCCGTGTCTCGGGGCAGATCATCCTTGTCATTGAGTTTTTAGAACTGACCCTTCGGTCTTTAAAAAACCAGCTAACAAAAGTTAAGTAAAAGTAAAGTAACATCAATGGCAGTAACCTTtagtaaaatcaaaattatttatacaCAATTCTTTAATCTTTAATCCAAAAGGTTATTTCTAAACCCGTTTGGTCAAAATGAAAGGTAACTGTTGATTAtttgattgtatttttgttCTATTTTACAGGAAGAAGTTTATATTTGTACGACTAAATTCCTGATTGATAATATCATCAGTGGATATAACGCTACCGTATTCGCTTACGGTGCTACAGGTAAAATATACCAAAACTCTTTTATATACCCCGATAAACCCTACTGCCTAGAAATACACCTTTATTGCTAAAATTCAAACAcagatatcaaaaataattcaccCACATACCACCAACAACCCCACCACTTCTGAGGTAGAAACGACACCTTCATCGCAATCACAGATATCGAAATAGATTCACTCAAAACTCATCTGAACATGAATTAGAATTGATTATAATGTCACGGTGTTGGTTTATCTTATGAGGGGTATAAACATTATAAAAGATTTCAGTGAATTAGATCTGACTAAAAGATTTGTCAGTACTATATAGTACTGTATAGAACTGTATAGCACTGTCTGTACTGGACTGGTATATTTTGACAGTTCGACGTGTAAATATTGAGGTTTCATATGTAAATATTGAATACCGCATATTACTCTACAAGATAAATACAATGAATTATTAgataaagaaatcataatCATTAATTTATCATTTGTGATTAgaatttaagatttaagatcagTTGTATATTTGAGTCTATAGGAAATTTTGCGTGTAGCAGCACAGTGAATCGATTCGTTGGAATCAGCTTCATTGACATAGGAATCAATGATATACTTCTATCTACTGAAAACATGCCAGCTTTAATAGGATTACACCTTACACCTCagagctctctctctctccctatcTCATCTACCCGCTGAAAAAATTGACTGAAAATCCATTAACTCGACAATTAgcctaatgaaaaaaaacacaatcTGTGTTCGTGTTGGCAAGGTGATTAATCATCCATCACTGTTTCGATCGAGATGGAAAGAAAAATATTGGATCCCTCGTAACTCGGTCACGCGGTCAAAATGACGCAAAACAAATAAACCGTCCCCTTAGAATTTCTATTGTTGAAAATCcttgaaaatgatatttaaaGTTAGATATTAGAAAGAAAGATATTACTTAAATATTGTcggctgttttttttttttttccataATCCGTGTGAATATTATCGATGACTCTGAttgtgttgataatttaacaGGCGCCGGTAAAACGTACACGATGTTAGGAACGGATGAAAACCCGGGAATCATGGTACGAGCGTTAAACGATCTTTTCCTCTCGATGGAGAAAACGAAGGATGAAAACGTTTACACAGTGAAAATGTCGTATTTAGAGGTAAATTTAATTACCGATAAAGCCTCGTATGATAAACAGGAAATAATACTTCATGAAATATGCAAGCAAAAAACCCCCAAGTCATAATAAGGAGATACATAAGGCGAAGTGGCCAATTATTGACTCCCTCACCTCATGGATCAGTACTTTATCAATGAAGTACAGTGATATGTGATGAATCCTGCAGGTCATTTGGAATAAAATCGTTAATATTAggtattgattattattgacAGAGATGGCAGGGGCCAGTTTAACATAGCAAAATTGTTATGATCAGTTACTTATGGCAACCTTCTCATTTTCGATGACTTCGACAATGTGAGTTGATCGTAATGGGCTTTGAGTGGAACTGGCCCGTGGGGTTTTCTGTTCTGTGTCTCACTCAGtaggattttgaaaatggaatttattaattaatgTTCTATATAAAGGTGTTGTGTATTATGCGATTGTATGTGTTGAGACTGTATATTAGCTGAACGTTCATCTATTGAATGAGACGATTATATATTGATTGTAATTACCGGTTCGTCCGGTGCGCGACGTGTCAGTCACTATTCAAATCACTTTCCAACTGACACTCGCGGGTCATTACTGGTCAACTCTCATAGCGCCATCTACTGTTAGTATATGGAATTACCGGGGTAGAATTTTTAACCCTCAACCCAcgaatgtttctttttctccaCCAGGCGGTTTGAGCCGATGATGACGCTAGTGACTGGCGGTTAAAACTACTTAGCCtcaatgttttaaaatttcgattttttttttcgtacaGATTTATAATGAAATGATTCGTGATTTGATAAATCCATCGTCAGGATTTCTGGAGCTGCGTGAAGATCATAAAGGTGTTCAGATAAATGGTTTATCAGAAATAACAGCGCACTCTACGAGTGAGGTATGATACCAAAACTGGGTTACTCATTTCCATTTCATTCCATAGTTGTCttataaaatttgaaaatttgaaaatgaacaaatattaattcaagAGCTAGATCTCACTCATAGTGGACCTGAATCCACAATTTTGAGAATCAGAATGACAGAGTATTTTGGTCACCGATGTGTGTGTACATCACGTTACAGGTGATGTCATTGTTAAAACGAGGAAATAAAGAGCGAACTCAAGAACCGACGGCGGCCAATCAAACGTCGTCGCGATCTCACGCCATTCTACAAGTGACCGTTAAACAGAGGAGTCGATTACCGAACGTTCACGAGGAAGTACGAATCGGTAAACTGTATCTGATCGATCTGGCCGGATCAGAACGAGCCGCTAATACTCATAACCGCGGTAAACGTATGGTAGAAGGAGCTCACATAAACCGGTCGCTACTAGCACTGGGAAACTGTATTAATGCTTTGTGTGAGTAGAAAAATAATCCTTTATCCTAAATTCTGGATACATTTTCACAGTTATAGGTTGAAATTGCTTGATTTGAAACCTcatattgaatatgaaaaaaaagtgTCCCATAAGTATTGATTGACTGTTTATTctacatatattcatatattgagTTAGATTGGAATCCAGCTACACCAAAACAAGGAACAATTTCGCAGAGAACAATGAATTGCTGCATTTCCTGTTATGATAAACAGAGATGTTCAGTTAAACTGGTAACTTaaatgtcgacatattcattaattttctgttttaatcTGTAGGTGAGAAAGGAGGTAAATACGTGAATTACCGCGACAGTAAACTGACTCGATTATTGAAAGATGCGTTAGGCGGTAATTGTAAAACAGTAATGATCGCTCACATCAGTCCAGCTAGTCATAACTTTGAAGAATCGCGCAATACTCTCATGTACGCGGATAGagccaaaaatatcaaaactaaagTGAGTAagatatatcaaattcaaGGTCAATGGGACCACTGACCTGGGAACAGGGGGATCACTGACCTGTTCCCGGAGCAGGGGGACCATGGACCTGAACCCAGTGCAGGGGGACCACAGACCCCGTTCTACAGTTTTTGGTTAAGTTTGACTAAGCTAAATTCGTTTCCAATGTTTTTACTTCAAATCTTAACCAGGAACTATAAAACTGAGTCCAGAGTCTAAATCTAGGAAATATTGTTAACATAATTTTGAAAGGACAAATATGTCCATGTAATACCTAGATGTCTTGATGTACCTGACATTTGAATTGTTTGATCAGAGACAATGAATTGTAGttttatgatgatgaatttcagGTGCGTAGAAATGTGACTGATGTCACGTATCACATAGCGCAGTATACTCATATTATACAAGAATTACGTCAAGAAATCAGTCGATTACGCCAAAAACTGAACGTGAAATCACCACAAAGAAATAAGATACAGTCAATACAAAGTATGTACAAGGAATATCAACTATCAAGTTATTGATAATAAACTAATGTATCTCTTGGAGACAAATCTAACTGCGGACTATGGAACTGCAGTTTCCTGTTGACTTCAACTCTGTTATCATTCCTTTACTCTATTTATCTACTGGATTCTGTTTATCgcattcaacaatttctaatcGTGCAATTGTTTGTAATGATTGTAGACGAAGTGCTCGGATCAACCAGAAAACAAGGTTTGAATAATTTGAAAGAAGAACTTCTGACGACATTCAAAGATCAAATGGAATTAcggtgagagagagagaatatAACTTGTCAAAAGCAGTTTAGAGAGAACTCATCCATCGATCattctaatgataaaatattttgtgctTTCTTTTTCTTAACAGACGAAGTTTGATGGAACTTGAAAACTCAAACATGGAAATAAACCTAGAATTAACACGTGTACGGATGATTATCAAAGAGTAAGTGTTTAgaaaactcacaactgttgtCGTGTTCATCACATTTTAAGAGACATcactgttttgatttttagatGGGAGGCAGAAAAAGCCAGAATAAGGAGGAAAGAGTCTCACAAGGATTTGgataataaacaaataggTATATTATCAGTTTCTTAATTTGCTATAGACACTAAGATCCAATTCAGGTTCTATAGTTCTGGGTTAACAGTAAAGATGAGTTCATCCCCCATGTTTTAACTCTTCGATCTTAACTGAAAACTAAAGACCTGGATCCATTGTTTGGTTGTATTGATATGTTTATTGCTGTAGTAAGAGATCATTCAATTTTTGTCTCTTTCTACAGAGAATGAGAAGGAAAAAGAGCTTCAAGGTTTAGACGTGGACTCCACACCGGAACCTGATGATATTCGCGTCACGAGAGAAGAAATGAAGGTTTTACTCGACGAAAAATCGCGAActcaaaaacacaaaaacaaCGTGAAAAAGGAACTCGATATTCTGAAGTCAAAGGCTGAAAAACTTGAAGAGGTGAGAAATCAGTTTGATCAATGAAACATCGATATCGGTGACCACTTCATTAGGATCACTACAGTTAGATGCATTTGTTGATGGAGCTGTCACAACTGTTTCCATGTGTTGAATACGCATACTCCAAAGAAGTTTTCTCTACTATTGGGTGTTGAAACGTCTCATTTCTACATCATAAACAAGAAGAAAACATCTATGAAACTACAAAGTCCATGAAACTTCTCTCAAAgacaatataatttctatagaaaatgataatgtttttgatgatattgttgAATTGCAGACTTTGCCGTCAAAAATCACAAGCGAAGAAGAGAAAGAGATTTTAACGTTGTTGTGTAGAGTTCACGAATTAGAAATCAGCAACACGGAAATGCAGTCGGAGGTTTTACTGCGTGAGATGGAAATACGTAAACGAGATCTGATAATAGCTCGATACGAGCAGAGGAGAAATCTCTGCGACGAAATcattttacaacaaaaatctCTCATCAATGGTAATTGTTTAACTTATAAGTTTCTTTCAAACCAACTGGTGCCACTCAGGGTAAACTCAACCCACTGTTGCCACTCATGTCAACCTCAACCTGCTGAGTGGCAGTTTCCTTAGTACCAGAAAGGAGAAAACCAGCTGAGTATCACTCAGCTTTGATGTTTCTTTTCTCCCAATTAACGTGTGAGAGACCAGATAAGAACCTTTGACTAAGAAATTCAGTCTCCACCAGAGTAAGAAGCCacaaaccctggattgatgagcaACCAGTGACCGATGGCTTAGACCGCTCAGCCACTTCGCCTGCCCATACAAATGATTCCACCTAATGCTCGGTCTTGAAACttcttaatgaattttctttcaGAAAATAGTCTTCCATGTCCGAAATATTTAGATGATCTGATAGAACTTTATAACCGAGATGCGGATGACAATATACTGAGTAGAGATACATCGGGTCAGAATATTACTCCTTACAAGGTGAGTAGGAACagttgtatctaattcatcagGAATCTGACATTTTTTTC includes:
- the LOC141903428 gene encoding kinesin-like protein KIF19, whose product is NENKMKIGGEQTLTVALRIRPMNNDEIISGATNISHKVEDNVVVLMDPLHDTEDVLRANRTREKQFAFDFAFDGRSTQEEVYICTTKFLIDNIISGYNATVFAYGATGAGKTYTMLGTDENPGIMVRALNDLFLSMEKTKDENVYTVKMSYLEIYNEMIRDLINPSSGFLELREDHKGVQINGLSEITAHSTSEVMSLLKRGNKERTQEPTAANQTSSRSHAILQVTVKQRSRLPNVHEEVRIGKLYLIDLAGSERAANTHNRGKRMVEGAHINRSLLALGNCINALCEKGGKYVNYRDSKLTRLLKDALGGNCKTVMIAHISPASHNFEESRNTLMYADRAKNIKTKVRRNVTDVTYHIAQYTHIIQELRQEISRLRQKLNVKSPQRNKIQSIQNEVLGSTRKQGLNNLKEELLTTFKDQMELRRSLMELENSNMEINLELTRVRMIIKEWEAEKARIRRKESHKDLDNKQIENEKEKELQGLDVDSTPEPDDIRVTREEMKVLLDEKSRTQKHKNNVKKELDILKSKAEKLEETLPSKITSEEEKEILTLLCRVHELEISNTEMQSEVLLREMEIRKRDLIIARYEQRRNLCDEIILQQKSLINENSLPCPKYLDDLIELYNRDADDNILSRDTSGQNITPYKAMSVGNLQRNLMDFSINDENYDADKLSTLEEEEGSAVSRHVSNKSIRKSSNDKQTTADKVFSHSPKSKHLREHHLEQTQQQWPNKTKRDSQQSLIDYDKESVLTLSSRSNSEGQIDAADTNRSSVVRVDDKMIETNTRNIARLAARRRTLRVTDSNLALTKNMSSSALIDSSGGENYLSPSRLANHDIRYGTSVTSLNHVISDDNASLNTESANMNSQVALAGYGVKPAPSSHRRYHESDDLNVSRKRKNDLYGSYQLSKVPSRRHENKPAPGKPTKKKQTSENNRARQKYRDPLPKDAADLKGFERIDTPPSTVFQKAPERGNKGLSLQKQQRGANIMSDSSATSTPQLTSDSNHSRRHSRRPPPTISHYRKGDISVTGYRVG